Part of the Coriobacteriaceae bacterium genome is shown below.
CGGTCAGCAAGGTCGGCACGCACACGCTCCAGTTGATCGGACAGGCGGCGCCAACTGGCCAACGAGCACACCGCGTCGACCATCATCGCGACCGCGACGATAAAGGCGGACAGCCGCACAATCAGCACCGGCAGATGGCCAAGCAGCCCCAGCAATGCCGGCTCCACTAAACGGCAAATGCACAACGCACCCAAGCCAAATGCGCAAGCCCAGTACAGGCAGATACGTCCATGCAGGTTAAACGGTAGGTGCGAGTAATCCCAAAAGCGCGCGCCTGTTGTTTTTTCCAATAGAAGGCCCACACCGTACTCGATTACGCTGCAGACAAGCGCCGCAGCGACAAACTGGCTCGAGGCATCCGGAATCCCGCGCAGCAAAAGCCAGCAGGCTATGCCGCCCACACCATAGATAGGACAACACGGCCCCAGCAAAAATCCGCTGTTAGCAAATCGTCCGTGATTGAGCATGGCGCAGACTGTCGACTCCCACGCCCAGCCGCAAAACCCGTAAAAGGCAAACGAGAGCACCAGTGCCGAGAGCGGACAGGAGGCAAGCGTCGCGCCGTCAAATGCCATGTCGATCGCGGTCCCCACCGTCTACCCTCTCCTCTTCTCGCTCGATTCGCCACTCATGCCATCGTCCGCCTCGTCCTTGCGCGGCAGGCGGCCGGCAACCGTCTCGCGCAGAGCGCACCATTTATCTGCCAGGCATACAATCCAAGCTTCACGACACGTCGGCGGCACTGGCACCAGCGGAAACATATGGCGCGCGATGATATTCCGCTCGCGCGGCGTCAGCTCAAAATCCTCTTCGGCTCGCGCCAGGGCAAAAAACGGATGGCGAAAGCCATGCAGCCGATGGCTTGGGTCGGGATCGTGCCAATCGTAGAGAAAGTAATCGTGTAACAAGGCTCCGCGCAGCAACGAGGCGCGGTCGACCGAGACACCGACGCGGCCCAGGCGCTCGGCAAAGGACAGGCTTGCCCGCGCCACCGAGGTCACATGCGTATACACCGTCACATCGCCATGCTGGATAAACTCGCGCGTCAGGCCCAGACGGCCCGCCTGTGCCAGTTGACGGGCAGCATGGTCTACTTCGCACGCGATTTTCTCGGCACGAACGACATCGGACATGCTGCCTCCTTCCAGCGACTCACGGCGACAAGCCACGGCCTGCACGCATGGAATAAAATCATCATCGAATCTACCAGTATGGCATCGGACAAAACGTTTTGCCCCGCCAGTTGGCGAATTACCGCGCCGCCGTCACATATCAAACGCCAAAATGTGCGAGACTGTTTTGTGCAATTGTGCCGGCCGAGGGAGCGCCGGCGCTCGATTCGCATGGAGTAACCCACAACGATGCTGCTTACGCAAACGACAACGCCCGAGGACGTCAAGGCTCTCGACCGCGCCGAGCTTCCGCTGCTCTGCGGCGAGATCCGTCAGGCAATCCTCGAAAGCTCCGCCGCTGTCGGCGGACACGTTGCCCCCAACTTGGGCGTCGTTGAGCTTACGGTTGCGCTTCATCGCGTGTTTAACTCCCCCACCGACAAAATTGTCTTTGACGTTTCGCACCAGACCTACGCCCACAAGGCGCTGACCGGGCGCGCGTACACTTATATCGATCCGGAGCGTTATGGTGAAGCTTCTGGCTTTGCCAATCCCGACGAGTCCGAGCACGACCTGTTCGCCATGGGC
Proteins encoded:
- a CDS encoding putative ABC transporter permease, whose amino-acid sequence is MGTAIDMAFDGATLASCPLSALVLSFAFYGFCGWAWESTVCAMLNHGRFANSGFLLGPCCPIYGVGGIACWLLLRGIPDASSQFVAAALVCSVIEYGVGLLLEKTTGARFWDYSHLPFNLHGRICLYWACAFGLGALCICRLVEPALLGLLGHLPVLIVRLSAFIVAVAMMVDAVCSLASWRRLSDQLERVRADLADRINESLADASDSMLERIPDSTIDSVAQTHIRSRAVNAWLAELGDAALDALREKASMPTFISDGARGLALAARRVADAAPSVPHPSLARLRAGKRMSRPVPSVSLSRRDLRFFNAFPRLRINRYEGVIRATDLRDRARELFRR
- a CDS encoding HD domain-containing protein, which gives rise to MSDVVRAEKIACEVDHAARQLAQAGRLGLTREFIQHGDVTVYTHVTSVARASLSFAERLGRVGVSVDRASLLRGALLHDYFLYDWHDPDPSHRLHGFRHPFFALARAEEDFELTPRERNIIARHMFPLVPVPPTCREAWIVCLADKWCALRETVAGRLPRKDEADDGMSGESSEKRRG